DNA from Betaproteobacteria bacterium:
GCTTCGTCGGTCATGAGGATACCGGCCCCGCCCGAGATCGTGATGATGGCAACGCGGTTGCCGCGCGGCGTCTTTCCGCTCAGGAACGCGGGCACGTAGTCGATGATGTCCTGCATGTCCTCGACCTGCAGGATGCCGGTCTGCTCGAAGGCCGCGCGATAGAGCGCCATCGCGCCGCCCAGGTTGGCGGTATGCGAGGCGGCCGCGCGCTGGCCCTCTTCGGAGTTGCCGACCTTCCACAGCATGATCGGCTTGCCGGCTGCCAGCGCCGCCTCCCCCAGCTCGCGCAGCCGGTGCGCGTCCTTCATGCCCTCGATGTAGCCGGCGATGATGCGCGTGCCCGGATCGTCGATCATGAAGCGCATGAAGTCAGCCGAGCTGATGCCGGACTCGTTGCCGGTGGTGACGACGTGGCGAAACCCGATCCCGCCGTCCATCGCCGCAAGCGACATGAGCGAGAAGCCGAAACCGCCGCTCTGGCTCACCATGCTGACCGGGCCCGGCAGATAGTCGTAGATGAAGGCCGAACCGAAGCCCGCGTAGGTCTTGTTCGGCACGCTGATCAAACCCTGACAGTTGGGCCCGACCAGGCCGATGTCGTAGCGGCGCGCGATTGCAGCGAGCTCGTCCTGCATTAGAGCGCCCGTGTCGCCCGCTTCCGAATAGCCCGAGCTGAACACGATTGCGAACGGCACGCCCTTGCGCCCGCACGCCTCCAGCATTCGGATCGCCAGTCTTGCGTTCACCACGATGAGCGCGAGATCCGGTGTCTCGGGCAATGCCTCCAGCGACGCATAACAGGTGCGGCCGAGCAGCTCCGGGTACTTCGGATTCACCGGATAGAGCGTGCCGGGATAGCCGCGCTTGATGAGGAAATTGAGCGGTTGGCCGCTGATGGTGCCGAGCTCGATGGAAGCGCCAACGATGGCAATCGAGCGCGGGTTGAACAGGCGCTCCAGGTCGGTTCGCATGGAAGATTCTTGTCTGCGGATGCGCGGCGCAAAACCACCGCGCGGGAAATGCGCAATGGTATGCGCTGCCCGCCAGAGCGGCAAGCTGCAGGGCACGGCTTGCGCGCACGACGCACAGGCCTCGCCTTGGACGCGGCTTCCCTCGTTAGTGTGGTGAATCGTAGCTTGGTCGTAATTCGTCATTCCCGCGCAAGCGGGAATCCAGAACCAGACTGGGCCTGGACCCCCGCGTTCGCGGGGGCGACGAACTTTCTGACTCGGGACACTAGCGGATCAAAGCGGCTTCGCCCAACGGCGGATATCGAAGTCTTCCGCCACCGGAACGATCAGGCTGCGGCGCGGCCCGTGCAGCTCGCGATTGGAATGACCTTCACCGGTCAGATCCTCGGCGAACAGCACGTCGCCGGGACCGAACACGCGCTGTCCGCCCGCGCAGGTGATCTCGACCGCGCCGGAAATCGTGATGACGAACTGGCGCTGCTTGGGCGTGTGGAACTGCTCGGAGCGTCCGAGCGGATTTTCGCGAAAGAGCATCCCCGTGCACGGAACCAGGGCGCTTCGCTGCGAAACCCGGTCGCCTTGCAACACCTCGTCCATCGGCACCTCGAGGTCCTCGAAGTACGAGCGGTTGTCGGCGCCGGTATGAACGCGCACGACCTTGACGGTCCACATGGTGTCGCTCCTTCTTGTATCGGGCTCGAGGAAAAATCGCGAAAAGACTTCAGACGACGCCGAGCGTGCGTTCCGCCCAAGCGGCATACGTGCCGGTATCGATCATCTTGCGCCGGACCACCTGGCGCAGCACGGTGAGCTCCTGCGCGCTCGGTGCAGGGGTAGCCGGTACCGGTCCCGCAACGCCGAGATCGAACCCGGTATTGTCGCGGATCTCGTCCAGCGTATACGGCGGATGGATCGAGTCGAGGCGCAGGCACCCCGCCGCCTTGTCGAACCTGAAGCTGGCCTTGGGCGTAATGACCTTGCTCGGGCCACCGAGACGCACGACGTTATCGGGCGAGCTGCCGGCGGCCGAGACGAAATCCACGCGCTCCACCAGCGACCGCCGAACGTGCTCGGTGCGAAAGACGATGCTGCGCCGTGCCGCGTAGTAGATCATGCCGCCGCCATAGCCGCCGGGAAAGCGCAGCTTCGGATGATCGGGGTCGGGACCAAGCTGATGCAGGTTGTAGTTGCCGTGACGGTCGATCTGCACCCCGCTGACGAAGAACAGGCCCAGCTCGCCGCGCTGGGCGAGAAAGTGGAACTGGCGCGAGGTCCGGAAGGGCCGGAACACGGTGTTGAGGATGATGAGCTCCGCATTGGGCGCATGCAGCGCCTTGGCGAGCAGCAAACCCGCTGCCGGCAGATGCGACAGCGCCCCGCACGCCGACACCTCGTCGTCGCGCACCTCGCGCGCCATGAGCACGGCCAGCAACTCGTCGTCGTTGTACTGCAGCGTTTCCGTCATCTGCTTGTCGATCGATCGGACTGCGCTCACACGACGAGCGTGCGCGCACGCTGCGCCACGAAGCGTTCGACGTACTCGTCGTGGTTTTCCGTCTGAAAGACGATGCGCTCGAGGTACTCGGCAAATGCGCTGTCGCTGCGCGCGGCGACGACGTACTCTTCCATCGCCGCCTTGTCCGGCGCGTAGCGCTCCGTCAGCCCGCCGGGATGCGCACCGAACGGCGCGTGCACCACCGTATCGACCAGGATCGAGGGCATGAAGGTGCCGACCGCCTCGCGCTCGTCCAGGCGCTCGACGATTTCCTCGGCAGTCACGATCACGTGCCGGGAAGCCTCGGCGACGATCAGCGCCTCCACCGGATAGCCGAACGACACGTTGCCCTGCCGGTCTGCCGTGTGCGCGTGGAACACGGCCACATCCGGTCGCAGCGCCTTCGCGACCACGGTCAGCTTGCCCTCGCCGAACGGATCGGGCGCGACCACCATATCGTCACGGCGCTTCAACAAATCGGTGCCGACCAATCCCAGCACCGGTACATAAGGCACTCCCATAGACCCAGCCTGGGCCTGTGAATAGAGCACCCCTCACGTGTTGTCGAGCGCGCGCACCCGGTCGGCAATGACATGGCGCGCGAAGTTCGGCCCCGTGCGGGCGAACTCGCCCAATGTGACGCTGCAGGTATCGACCACGCCGACCGCACCCGCCCCGACCAGGAAGTCGATGTTGAGGTCGCCGCCCACCACGCCGATCACGCGCAGGCTTCGCACGCGCCGGCGCACGACCTCGCGCAGGAACGCCATCGGCGAGCGGTGCAGGTTCGCACTCATGACGAGCCGCGCACCGTCCGTGACGCGCTCGGCCGCGCGCGCCAGGGTTTCGACTTTACTGCGCATCGCTGCTGCTCCTTGGCTTACGTGTGGGCTTTGTTGGTGGGCGTGCCGACCCATCCGGTTTGCGAGACGTCGAAGGTTACGTTGTCGGGACCGCTGTAGCGCACTTCCACGTTGCCCTCGCCGACCCGTGGTCCGCCCTGCGCGATGCCGAGCGCCGCGTTGATATCCTCGCGCGGCTTGGCACCCGATGTTTCGAGCTTGCGTTCGATCTCCTCCAGGCTCTCGACCTGGAAGCCGATGTGGTGGATGCCGCTCCAGCCCTTGCCGCGCTCGGCGCCGGCCACGACGTCGTTCTTGAAGCGCAGTATGGCGAGGTTGATGTGGCCGTCGGTGAGGTAATAACCCGAGGTGCGCTCGCTCTCGAGCTTTCTCACCTTGGTGAGGCCGAAGTTCTCGACGTAGAAGTTCGCAGTCGCTTCCTCGTCCTGGGTCTGAATCGCGATGTGCCGGATCTGTGCCATGGCCGCCTCCGTGGATGACCATGGCTATCGTAGCTCATTCGCGGCTCCGACGCTGCGAGCCTGGCGCCCGTGTCGATCAGTCGACTTTCGCCCCCGACGCCTTCACCGCCGCGCCGAAGCGCACGGTCTCCTTCTTCACCAGCGCCGCAGCCGCTTGTGGCGTGGTTCCGCTGGTATCGAAGCCCTGGCCGGCGAAGCGCTGCACCACGTCCGGCAGCTTGGCGATGCGCGAGAACTCCGCGGCGAGCTTGTCGATGATCGGTTTCGGCGTGCCGGCGGGCACCACCACCCCGATCCAGTTGCCCATGACGAAATCCTTGTAGCCCTGCTCGATGTAAGTGGGCACGTCGGGCTGCAAGGGATGGCGCTTCTCGGTCATCATGCCGATCGCGCGCAATTTGCCGGACTTGATGCCGGGCAGCACCAGGCCCATGTCGTTGCTGTGGAACTGGACCTGACCGGACAGCAGGTCGACCAGAGCCGGCCCGCCGCCCTTGTACGGCACGTGGGTCGCGTCGAACCCGCCCGCCTGCTTCAGCATCTCCATCGACAGGTGACTGATCACGCCGACCCCGCCGGAACTGTACGCGATCTTGTTGCTCTTCGCGTACTTCACCAGCTCGGGGATG
Protein-coding regions in this window:
- a CDS encoding tripartite tricarboxylate transporter substrate binding protein encodes the protein MSMSIVSAVSGRLLATGIVFLLCQGAGVAADYPTRSMRYVVAFNPGGLNDVVGRVFCQKLNEAWGQPVIVDNRPGAGGNTGAELVARSTPDGYTMLSISTAHAIGQTLYKKLGYSLERDLVPVSILGSSPLITVVNAGIPVKSIPELVKYAKSNKIAYSSGGVGVISHLSMEMLKQAGGFDATHVPYKGGGPALVDLLSGQVQFHSNDMGLVLPGIKSGKLRAIGMMTEKRHPLQPDVPTYIEQGYKDFVMGNWIGVVVPAGTPKPIIDKLAAEFSRIAKLPDVVQRFAGQGFDTSGTTPQAAAALVKKETVRFGAAVKASGAKVD
- a CDS encoding VOC family protein; amino-acid sequence: MAQIRHIAIQTQDEEATANFYVENFGLTKVRKLESERTSGYYLTDGHINLAILRFKNDVVAGAERGKGWSGIHHIGFQVESLEEIERKLETSGAKPREDINAALGIAQGGPRVGEGNVEVRYSGPDNVTFDVSQTGWVGTPTNKAHT
- a CDS encoding CoA synthetase: MSAVRSIDKQMTETLQYNDDELLAVLMAREVRDDEVSACGALSHLPAAGLLLAKALHAPNAELIILNTVFRPFRTSRQFHFLAQRGELGLFFVSGVQIDRHGNYNLHQLGPDPDHPKLRFPGGYGGGMIYYAARRSIVFRTEHVRRSLVERVDFVSAAGSSPDNVVRLGGPSKVITPKASFRFDKAAGCLRLDSIHPPYTLDEIRDNTGFDLGVAGPVPATPAPSAQELTVLRQVVRRKMIDTGTYAAWAERTLGVV